A window of the Tachysurus fulvidraco isolate hzauxx_2018 chromosome 6, HZAU_PFXX_2.0, whole genome shotgun sequence genome harbors these coding sequences:
- the mfsd6b gene encoding major facilitator superfamily domain-containing protein 6-B isoform X1 — MASDRTAILTDDEEEQKRRYVLAEPFNTLSLGTANSTPPSQTPSSTSTDSLPPPTSSSTDCLEQICLRIDERLLISKIFYFFFYAAYGSLHPLLAVYYKQLGMTPSQSGLLVGIRYFIEFCSAPFWGVVADRFNKGKAVLLFSVFCWVVFNLGIGFVRPAAMTCIENNNVTTPSSSGNHTRVRRDTVGDLLGMPLSFQTLSEDYSPLARYVRSVNTSTTPSTTAMPKPYNIIYDKSQVDTIFLVILLVIIIGEFFSAPAVTIVDTVTLQYLGRQRDRYGLQRMWGSLGWGIAMLSVGIWIDHTHITLIIQGVGCTVPDYKNYQIAFIVFGVLMTLALIVATQFRFDSRFGAEPSELDVKQQVEIPHVVQNTSSMEEAPVCPRPNNPPRFPFKDMIRLLCGIRYGSVLFVAWFMGFGYGFVFTFLYWHLEDLKGTTTLFGVCSVLSHASELAAYFMSHKLIELVGHIRVLYIGLACNTARYLYISYLQNAWVVLPMEILQGLTHASVWAACISYLSAAVPPALRTSAQGILQGLHLGLGRGCGAMIGGVFVNFFGAAETFRGLGMASLIILLIFALIQSLIGPSDSRRDQMLAENIPVPSSPVPIATIDLVQNQRPPETRVETTSTTTASAPAANKTKFQEEQEDMSKPAWVVSTSPWVSMSYALYQIKDMMSSIRSTHPAGEPRPQGESIEQVSAAPSAGIPHPGRSTSAPGQISSPDPPQHHVSDSPAQDSPVPDHTDSRESSEEPQKNSDKAPELANTPDSPQNPPDP; from the exons ATGGCGAGTGACCGTACAGCCATCCTGACTGATGATGAGGAGGAACAGAAGAGAAGATATGTCCTGGCTGAGCCGTTTAATACCCTGTCACTGGGGACAGCAAACAGCACTCCACCCAGTCAAACACCATCATCTACCTCTACTGACTCCCTGCCCCCTCCAACCTCTTCTAGTACAGACTGTCTGGAGCAAATCTGCCTGAGAATAGATGAGCGTCTCCTGATCTCCAAGATCTTCTACTTCTTTTTCTATGCCGCATATGGGTCCCTGCATCCCCTTCTGGCTGTCTACTACAAGCAGCTGGGCATGACACCGAGCCAAAGTGGTCTCCTGGTGGGGATCCGTTACTTCATTGAGTTTTGCAGCGCACCGTTTTGGGGTGTAGTAGCTGACCGCTTCAATAAAGGCAAAGCCGTCCTGCTGTTCTCCGTCTTCTGCTGGGTAGTGTTCAACCTTGGCATCGGCTTCGTCAGGCCAGCAGCCATGACTTGCATAGAGAACAATAACGTAACAACTCCAAGTTCCTCTGGAAACCATACCAGAGTCCGTCGAGACACTGTAGGGGATTTGTTGGGCATGCCCTTAAGTTTTCAGACTTTGTCTGAGGATTATAGCCCACTGGCTCGATATGTAAGAAGTGTTAACACAAGCACGACTCCTTCCACTACAGCTATGCCTAAACCATACAATATAATTTATGACAAAAGCCAAGTTGACACCATCTTCCTTGTGATTCTGCTGGTGATCATCATTGGCGAGTTCTTCAGTGCTCCGGCAGTGACCATTGTCGACACTGTGACCCTGCAGTACCTGGGAAGGCAGCGTGACCGCTATGGCCTCCAAAGGATGTGGGGTTCTCTAGGTTGGGGTATAGCCATGTTATCTGTAGGCATCTGGatcgaccacacacacatcaccctgATCATCCAGGGGGTTGGCTGCACCGTGCCGGACTACAAGAACTACCAGATTGCTTTCATCGTCTTCGGTGTACTCATGACTCTAGCTCTTATAGTTGCAACGCAGTTCCGCTTTGATTCCCGGTTTGGAGCTGAGCCTTCAGAATTGGATGTGAAGCAGCAGGTGGAGATCCCTCATGTGGTCCAGAACACATCCAGCATGGAGGAAGCCCCGGTGTGTCCCAGGCCTAACAACCCCCCCAGGTTTCCTTTCAAGGACATGATCCGTCTGCTTTGTGGGATCCGTTACGGCTCCGTTCTTTTCGTGGCCTGGTTCATGGGTTTCGGATATGGCTTCGTGTTCACGTTCCTGTACTGGCACCTGGAGGACCTGAAAGGGACCACCACGCTGTTCGGGGTGTGCTCGGTGCTTAGCCATGCCTCCGAGCTTGCTGCCTATTTTATGAGCCACAAACTCATCGAACTTGTCGGCCACATCAG AGTCTTGTATATCGGGTTGGCCTGTAACACCGCACGCTACTTGTACATCTCCTACCTGCAGAACGCTTGGGTTGTCCTGCCCATGGAGATCCTTCAAG GTCTGACCCACGCATCGGTGTGGGCTGCGTGCATCTCATACCTGAGCGCGGCTGTTCCTCCGGCTCTCAGGACGTCTGCACAGGGAATCCTGCAGGGCCTTCACCTGGGGCTGGGGCGTGGCTGTGGGGCCATGATTGGAGGAGTGTTCGTCAACTTCTTTG gtgcggCTGAAACATTCCGAGGTTTAGGAATGGCATCTCTCATCATCCTGCTCATCTTCGCCCTCATTCAGAGCCTCATCGGGCCGAGCGACAGCAGGC GAGACCAGATGCTGGCTGAGAACATTCCTGTACCTTCCAGTCCTGTTCCCATTGCCACCATCGACTTGGTGCAGAACCAGAGGCCACCGGAGACGAGGGTCGAGACCACCTCGACCACCACTGCCTCAGCTCCTGCTGCCAATAAGACCAAGTTCCAGGAAGAGCAGGAGGACATGAGCAAGCCAGCGTGGGTGGTGTCCACTTCCCCTTGGGTCAGCATGTCCTATGCCCTTTACCAGATCAAAGACATGATGTCCTCCATCAGAAGCACCCATCCAGCAGGGGAGCCCCGCCCACAAGGG GAGAGCATTGAGCAAGTGTCTGCAGCACCATCTGCTGGAATACCTCATCCAGGTCGTTCCACCAGTGCTCCAGGTCAGATCTCTTCACCTGATCCTCCTCAACATCATGTCTCAGATAGTCCCGCACAGGATTCTCCCGTCCCTGATCACACAGACTCGAGAGAATCGTCAGAAGAACCACAGAAGAACTCGGACAAAGCACCGGAGCTTGCAAACACACCAGACTCTCCTCAAAATCCCCCTGATCCATGA
- the mfsd6b gene encoding major facilitator superfamily domain-containing protein 6-B isoform X2 has product MASDRTAILTDDEEEQKRRYVLAEPFNTLSLGTANSTPPSQTPSSTSTDSLPPPTSSSTDCLEQICLRIDERLLISKIFYFFFYAAYGSLHPLLAVYYKQLGMTPSQSGLLVGIRYFIEFCSAPFWGVVADRFNKGKAVLLFSVFCWVVFNLGIGFVRPAAMTCIENNNVTTPSSSGNHTRVRRDTVGDLLGMPLSFQTLSEDYSPLARYVRSVNTSTTPSTTAMPKPYNIIYDKSQVDTIFLVILLVIIIGEFFSAPAVTIVDTVTLQYLGRQRDRYGLQRMWGSLGWGIAMLSVGIWIDHTHITLIIQGVGCTVPDYKNYQIAFIVFGVLMTLALIVATQFRFDSRFGAEPSELDVKQQVEIPHVVQNTSSMEEAPVCPRPNNPPRFPFKDMIRLLCGIRYGSVLFVAWFMGFGYGFVFTFLYWHLEDLKGTTTLFGVCSVLSHASELAAYFMSHKLIELVGHIRVLYIGLACNTARYLYISYLQNAWVVLPMEILQGLTHASVWAACISYLSAAVPPALRTSAQGILQGLHLGLGRGCGAMIGGVFVNFFGAAETFRGLGMASLIILLIFALIQSLIGPSDSRRDQMLAENIPVPSSPVPIATIDLVQNQRPPETRVETTSTTTASAPAANKTKFQEEQEDMSKPAWVVSTSPWVSMSYALYQIKDMMSSIRSTHPAGEPRPQGIKGEH; this is encoded by the exons ATGGCGAGTGACCGTACAGCCATCCTGACTGATGATGAGGAGGAACAGAAGAGAAGATATGTCCTGGCTGAGCCGTTTAATACCCTGTCACTGGGGACAGCAAACAGCACTCCACCCAGTCAAACACCATCATCTACCTCTACTGACTCCCTGCCCCCTCCAACCTCTTCTAGTACAGACTGTCTGGAGCAAATCTGCCTGAGAATAGATGAGCGTCTCCTGATCTCCAAGATCTTCTACTTCTTTTTCTATGCCGCATATGGGTCCCTGCATCCCCTTCTGGCTGTCTACTACAAGCAGCTGGGCATGACACCGAGCCAAAGTGGTCTCCTGGTGGGGATCCGTTACTTCATTGAGTTTTGCAGCGCACCGTTTTGGGGTGTAGTAGCTGACCGCTTCAATAAAGGCAAAGCCGTCCTGCTGTTCTCCGTCTTCTGCTGGGTAGTGTTCAACCTTGGCATCGGCTTCGTCAGGCCAGCAGCCATGACTTGCATAGAGAACAATAACGTAACAACTCCAAGTTCCTCTGGAAACCATACCAGAGTCCGTCGAGACACTGTAGGGGATTTGTTGGGCATGCCCTTAAGTTTTCAGACTTTGTCTGAGGATTATAGCCCACTGGCTCGATATGTAAGAAGTGTTAACACAAGCACGACTCCTTCCACTACAGCTATGCCTAAACCATACAATATAATTTATGACAAAAGCCAAGTTGACACCATCTTCCTTGTGATTCTGCTGGTGATCATCATTGGCGAGTTCTTCAGTGCTCCGGCAGTGACCATTGTCGACACTGTGACCCTGCAGTACCTGGGAAGGCAGCGTGACCGCTATGGCCTCCAAAGGATGTGGGGTTCTCTAGGTTGGGGTATAGCCATGTTATCTGTAGGCATCTGGatcgaccacacacacatcaccctgATCATCCAGGGGGTTGGCTGCACCGTGCCGGACTACAAGAACTACCAGATTGCTTTCATCGTCTTCGGTGTACTCATGACTCTAGCTCTTATAGTTGCAACGCAGTTCCGCTTTGATTCCCGGTTTGGAGCTGAGCCTTCAGAATTGGATGTGAAGCAGCAGGTGGAGATCCCTCATGTGGTCCAGAACACATCCAGCATGGAGGAAGCCCCGGTGTGTCCCAGGCCTAACAACCCCCCCAGGTTTCCTTTCAAGGACATGATCCGTCTGCTTTGTGGGATCCGTTACGGCTCCGTTCTTTTCGTGGCCTGGTTCATGGGTTTCGGATATGGCTTCGTGTTCACGTTCCTGTACTGGCACCTGGAGGACCTGAAAGGGACCACCACGCTGTTCGGGGTGTGCTCGGTGCTTAGCCATGCCTCCGAGCTTGCTGCCTATTTTATGAGCCACAAACTCATCGAACTTGTCGGCCACATCAG AGTCTTGTATATCGGGTTGGCCTGTAACACCGCACGCTACTTGTACATCTCCTACCTGCAGAACGCTTGGGTTGTCCTGCCCATGGAGATCCTTCAAG GTCTGACCCACGCATCGGTGTGGGCTGCGTGCATCTCATACCTGAGCGCGGCTGTTCCTCCGGCTCTCAGGACGTCTGCACAGGGAATCCTGCAGGGCCTTCACCTGGGGCTGGGGCGTGGCTGTGGGGCCATGATTGGAGGAGTGTTCGTCAACTTCTTTG gtgcggCTGAAACATTCCGAGGTTTAGGAATGGCATCTCTCATCATCCTGCTCATCTTCGCCCTCATTCAGAGCCTCATCGGGCCGAGCGACAGCAGGC GAGACCAGATGCTGGCTGAGAACATTCCTGTACCTTCCAGTCCTGTTCCCATTGCCACCATCGACTTGGTGCAGAACCAGAGGCCACCGGAGACGAGGGTCGAGACCACCTCGACCACCACTGCCTCAGCTCCTGCTGCCAATAAGACCAAGTTCCAGGAAGAGCAGGAGGACATGAGCAAGCCAGCGTGGGTGGTGTCCACTTCCCCTTGGGTCAGCATGTCCTATGCCCTTTACCAGATCAAAGACATGATGTCCTCCATCAGAAGCACCCATCCAGCAGGGGAGCCCCGCCCACAAGGG ATTAAAG GAGAGCATTGA